The genome window GGGACTCCGCCGCAGGAGTTCAACGTCCTGTTCGACACCGGCTCCTCCAACCTGTGGGTTCCCTCCATCCACTGCTCCTTCTTTGATCTGGCCTGCTGTGAGTAAACAGGGCAGATCTCTGCAGGACACGGCATAACTCAGTCCACAAAAGAGTTCTGACAGAATTATTGTCATCTAAAGGaataaattctctctctctctcagggctcCACCATCGTTATGACTCGAAGAAGTCAAGTACTTATGTAGAGAATGGTACCGAGTTCTCCATTCAATATGGCAGAGGAAGTCTGGTGGGTTTCTTCAGTCAGGACACAGTCGTGGTGAGCGTCCTACATTCAGATGGAATGTGTTTAACATGTTTAATCGCTATTAAAACTGGtatataatttgtgtgtgtgtgtttgcgcagGTGGCAGGTCTGAGTGTCCAGAATCAGATGTTCGGTGAGGCGGTGAAGCAGCCGGGCTTGGTGTTTGCCCTAGCAAGGTTCGATGGCGTGCTCGGCATGGCATACCCGATCCTGTCAGTGGGAAAAGTCCGACCCGTGTTCGACTCCATCATGGCTGGCAAACTACTGCAGCAGAATGTCTTCTCCTTCTACATCAACAGGTCTGATTTCACTCTGCCTTCTGGGTGTGGTCAGGATCCTGATCAAGTCCTCACTTGTATAGATCCAGATAAGCGACAAACACAACTGAACAGAGATGGCTGttgttttaatgcttaaagattaaTTCACGATGATAATTCAAAAAAGTTGAAATGGGTCAAAAGTCAAGTctaagtccttcctgtgccagaacctggtcttcccaggcagtctcccatcccagtattaaccaggcctttaaggtgcattgggtggcacaaatctctgcttctatagcctTCGGCCCTTCGcctattacacagctagggtAACAGTGAGGGGTGGGTCCTctagtaaccacgagagtttgacttcctgcTCAAATCTATATCGCggcgcctcaccagatggcagtatgtaccatttttatgatggtatttggtatgacctgaccgtgagtacaactcacaatctcctggtcaagaggtggacacgctaaccacaggccaactcgtggtcatcAAAGTGGGTATGTTTTAAAGATGATGAAGAAACACGGTCTTCTTTAAACATTTCATTTCCATCGTTTATTTTTATCAGTGCGCTAATCAGACCAGAGACAATACGAAGTACAATGAAAAGCTGGTGAGAACTTGTAGTTTTCTCAGCAAATCTCTTTCACCCTGTAGCTCATTTCATCTCTGGTTTGATGCTTTCAGCTAAAAAACATTATTCACATTAATGTGTGTgattggctgaagcagaggatctGCTCCAGAAGCCGACTTCGTTTGTGTGTGCTTTGGGATTTGCTGGGTCTTGTATCTGGTTGCTGCGCTCTGGGGTTGGGTTGAGTTAGTTTTGTTTCGTTTTATGTTTCAATACAAAAGgatgtctttattttttctttaggACAACAGtatccaaacatcccagtttaccaaaacactctacgcccagatctgctcctttatctaattaaaaaaaaaaacaatttacaGAAGGTTTCACTAAacttcagccaagacttaaacactgagaccgtgtctgagtcccaaacactactgttccataaatgtggggccttgtaagaaaaggctctgccttcTGATATAGCCtttactatatgaggtaccaacaaatgtcctgcaccttttgatctaagtaggtgtggcaggtcataaaggaccagaagtttgttcAGGTACTATGgtacaagaccattcagtgctttataggtcaatagtagtGTTTTGTAATCAGTGCAGCAGACAGTAAGGTGTTACGATAATCCAACCTCGAGGTAACAGGTATCACATGGTTGGTTGTATGACTGCAGGGTGTGGCAGTTTGATTTCCAGCGCCATCGTTTTTGCAATTTCTTCCAGTCGTTACTTCCTTTTTTAATTTTGCTCAATAAATGCTTAATAACACTAAACATTTGTTGGCCTTTCACCTCCCACATGACATTTATTTCATTCTCAGGAGTGTTTTATAGATGAGCTCACTGTGTTTAAGTTCTGTTTTTCTCTTCAAAAGCAAAAAAAGGTCTTCCTCTAAACATTCGTCATGACTCACCACACCTTGCACTTCTGCTTTTTCTGGTGCACACATTTCATATGTGgactgaactgtgtgtgtgtgtgtgtgtgtgtgtagggacccTGAAGCGGAGCTTGGAGGGGAGCTGATGTTGGGTGGTTTTGATCAGCAGTATTTTGAAGGAGATCTTCACTACCTCAACGTCACCCGTAAAGCGTACTGGCAGATCAAGATGGACGCGTAAGAAGTGATCATGCACCACACACAATCTTGTAGATCTATCATTGTGGGGACCCAATGACATAATACATTCCCTTACCTCTTACCCAAACTTTAACCATCTCACCTTAGTGCCTACCCCGCCCTTTACACTAACCCTACCCCTTAACCCCGCCCCTTATCttcattctaacctgaaccctaaacttCAGCCTTCACCCTCacacagccctttgaagaagtgaggaccaaacaaaatgtcctcacttcccaaaacacACACAGCTGTCTCACACTGcttttacgtttttttttttaaatttttatttttatgaaaaaGTGCTGTCTGGTTCACTTTTCTGAAAGGCTaatctgagacacacacacacacacacacacggtaaccATGACAATGCTCTTCAGTCTTATTAATACAGATGGAATAAAGATTGGACATCACCTCACATCCTGCTGAATGTCCCAAACACAAACACATGCTGTCATTGTAAGTTACAGCAACATTGGACTGTTTTCAGGTCATTTCGTTTTCCCACTGAGCTTCACGTTCATGTCGTCTATATTGGTTTTTCTCTTGGACCCCTGAACTGTGACTTTATTAGCCAGGAGGTAAAAAACAAAAAGAGCTTtgtgaactttaaaaaaaaaaaaaaagtccactccCTGTATTATTGCACAAAGAATGTGAGAGcaacctcgtgtgtgtgtgtgtgtgtgtgtgtgttgatggtgtgtgtggaTGCAGAGTGGAGGTGGGAAGCACACTGACACTGTGTAAGGCTGGTTGCCAGGCGATTGTTGACACGGGAACGTCCTTGATCACGGGGCCGGTGGAGGAGATTCGAGCTCTGAACAAAGCCATTGGGGCCGTCCCTCTGATCATGGGGGAGGTGAGTGCCGACACATACTCCCATGTCATACATCATTGCAGTGTCATTCTATTAATTTTGGGAATAACAGAGAAAATAAGCAACAAATCCAAGTGATGTGATTCCTCAGACTGATCGTATGATGCGTGTGCATACGATTTTTTCCCCCAGTTTCCTACTCGCAACTTTACTTCCTACCTGCGACTAATTCCCATTTATACAACAAAAACAATAGCATCTTAAAATGAAACCATGCTTGCACTTATCTTTTAACTCTCATTAAATATGAATAGAGACATGAGGAGGAAGTTGCGGAGGTGAGTGTATGTAGCTAGTACAGTCAACTCGCTTTGCTAATCTGATCTGAGAAAGCTAGCATGAAGCCGAGTGCGCATCAAAGATAAATAGGCTTTTTTGCAGGAGTGTTGTGTTTCAATGGTGTAGCGGTGCAGTCGGTTGTTGGCTGTATACTTTGGCTGATGAATAATGTTTCTTATCAGAACttaaaaccagaacgtcaaggatgtaGTAACTCATCTGCCCTGCCATCAGAatgaccatgacgaccaaaacatcaaacagaactgaaatgtgacgatgtgagagagagagaggaccaacctctacgacaaactgttcacaacaggaacatcaacaaaggattgttttgttccccgagggaagatcgacccaaaacattgatcagaaccagggctttgaaccggttcaaggaacgaaaacgaaaactgggaactttttctatttcacatggaacagaaacgaaaccagaaactttattattttttatgctccggaacagaaatgcttattaaaaataatggtaaccggttaataccggtttttatttcgttcctcaaagtttctgtagcctacaaataaaaaagtcattcttctcctgcgcaagtttctatgacctgctggggttcacttcctgtgtgacgttcgctgactgaatggagagagcgggagggtggactatcacgtctccacatcttaaataagaggtaaatattgcagtctatcgttattcaaaaacgtcaatttcaaacacgatatcaatatatttgtccacgttaatgagaggctcgcgaacattaaatgacattaacctctgttagcctatcaatgcatagggcctgactagcctttggtaacacactaaacgaattctctttcatttttggcactttttctgtttgtgtagatgggaagacatactgagaatccaaatcaccaacatttgaaataataattgtttcgaattatttcttgtcttatttaatgaaggttgtaatagaattagcctacatttggcttaagctggatgagacagagacataattttatagccatttgttaaacagctgacagggaacgtaattaaccgttccgggaacgaaatttttttgttctaaccggttcgggaacgtctatttaatcgtggaacccaaaaccggaaacgttaaaattccgtttctgttcggaacgaaccaataggaagaaaattctggttcaaagccctgatcagaactgaattcgcatgataaatgagagacgagagacaattctagtcagaaggaaATGTGTTAAGTGACCTAATGACTGATTTGTTAGGaataaattgacaatacaatgaccaagtgttgtgcagaaggttgagttcttttaaataaaacaatcagaactgaaatccatcgggagctgagggaggagacacggtTTAACTAAAAATAGTGGTAAACA of Neoarius graeffei isolate fNeoGra1 chromosome 22, fNeoGra1.pri, whole genome shotgun sequence contains these proteins:
- the napsa gene encoding napsin-A codes for the protein MKNLGLILILGFVLFVSSSDAIIRIPLQRVNSVRRTLIDDALAQGQLKSWAEEGSDVEWSTDTAQFPVEKLSNFMDAQYFGTISIGTPPQEFNVLFDTGSSNLWVPSIHCSFFDLACWLHHRYDSKKSSTYVENGTEFSIQYGRGSLVGFFSQDTVVVAGLSVQNQMFGEAVKQPGLVFALARFDGVLGMAYPILSVGKVRPVFDSIMAGKLLQQNVFSFYINRDPEAELGGELMLGGFDQQYFEGDLHYLNVTRKAYWQIKMDAVEVGSTLTLCKAGCQAIVDTGTSLITGPVEEIRALNKAIGAVPLIMGEYWISCSKIPSLPVVSFNLGGRMFNLTGNDYIFKSTQVGVSMCVSGFMAMDIPPPAGPLWILGDVFIGRFYTVFDRDNDRVGFAPVK